A window of Vicinamibacteria bacterium genomic DNA:
GGGCTGCCCCACGCGTTTCGCCGTTCTGCTCAATCGCGGCCAGCTCGTCCGACATCCTTGTCCCGACGAGGACTCGCCGAGACTTCCCTTGGCTCGACAAGCCTATTTCGAGACACCCGTCGTGCGACGGCTCATGGATGCCGGGCGCGTGGAGGACTATCGGGATCCTCTTCGGCCCGGCCGGGGCTTTTTCGCCGCCAGTCTGCGGTTGGGCAGTAACGCGGACTGGGCCGCCATTGTGCAGCACGACAGGACAGCCGCTCTGTCGCCGCTGACGGAGCTGGTGTCCGAGTTCACGACTCTGGGTAGGATCGCGGCGGGATTCGGGCTTCTGCTGGTGATGACGCTCTGGGCGCTTCTCTTCCGCCTGACGCGCACACGGTTCTAGCGCGATGCCGAAGCTCGTCGCCCGCAGCCCGGCCAACGAGGAGGCCTCCTTCCATCTCCGAGTCGATCGGCTGATCCGGTTGGGTAGACAACCGACGGGCGGAGAATCGATCGATCCGTTCACCATCGCCTGGGAAGCGAGCCTTTCCCGAAACCACGCCGATCTCCGCTGGGCTGAAGGTGAGCTCGAGGTTTCGCGCATGAGCGGCAGCAAGAATCCTATCTTCTTCAAGGGCACGGCGCGGGAGCGTTTCTCGATGGGCCTCGGTGAGCATTTCGTCATCGGGACGACGACGTTTTCGCTGATCGAAGACCGGGTCGATGTGGGGCACGAGGACCCGACTCCGCTCGAGACCGTGGGCTTTACCATGGCGGAGATCAAGAGCACGCGTTACCGCGACGCGGACGAACGGATCGCGGTCCTTGCGTCGATTCCCGAGGTCTTGAGGCGAGCATCGAGCGACGAGGATCTGTTCTCTCGGCTCGTACTGCTCCTGCTCGAAGGGATCGCGGCGGCGCAGGCCGTCGGTATCGTCCGGGTCGTACCCGATACCGAAGCCATCGAGATCTTCCACTGGGACACGCGCAAGGCGGGTCCGGAGCTCAAACCCAGCCGCCGGCTCATCCTGGAGGCGATCAGGGATCGGCGGCAGAGTGTGAGGAGCCTCTGGGGAGGGAACGCCGACAAGAGCTCCGCTTACACGATGACCGATGCGATCGACTGGGCGTATTGTACGCCGGTGCCCGGGGCTGCCTGCGAAGGTTGGGGCATTTACGTCGTGGGAACCGCCGGGGACACGGGATTCGATCTGCGTCCCGACGTCAAGTTCACCGAGCTGGTCGCCGATCTTCTCGGGGCGATGCGCGATTTCCAGTCCCTGGAGCGGCAGCAGACCGCTCTCGGCCGGTTCTTCTCACCGGTGACGCTTCCCATTCTCGCAAGCCCCGAAGGGGAGAAGGCCCTCGAACCTCGGCAGACCGAGGTGACGGTGCTCTTTTGCGATCTCCGCGGCTTCAGCCGCGAGGCCGAGCGGTCGCGGGACGATCTCATGGGGCTCCTGCACCGTGTGAGCCGCGCGCTCGATGTGATGACGAAGTGCATCCATTCGCACCGGGGCGTCATCGGAGATTTCCAGGGCGACGCCGCGCTCGCGTTTTGGGGCTGGCCGCTCGACGACGAGACCGACGCCCTCGAGGCCTGCCGCGCCGCGGTCGAGATCCGGCAACGGTTTGCCAACGCGGCGGAGCGGAAAGGGGATCCCCTATCGGGATTCCGCTGCGGGATCGGGATCGCGACCGGTGACGCCGTGGCCGGGCGGCTGGGCACCGCGGGTCAATTCAAGATCGACGTCTTCGGCCCCGTCGTGAACCTGGCGTCACGCCTCGAGGGGTTCACGAAGACGCTTCGCGTGCCGATACTCGTGGACGAACGTACGGTCGAGCGGGTCTCCGAGGGGGACGTGCGTTTCCGCCGTCTGGTTCGCGTCACGCCCTACGGGATGGACCGTCCCGTCATGGTGAGCGAGCTTCTGCCGAAAGGTGAAGAACCGAATGTGCTGAACGAAGCGAGCGTGCGGCAATACGAGAAGGCGCTCGATGCATTCGTCGAGGGGCGGTGGGACGAGTCGTTCACGCTGCTGCACGAAGTTCCACCGTGGGACCATGGAAAGGATTTCCTGACCTCCTACATCCTCAAATTCCAGCGGCAGCCTCCACCTGGCTGGGACGGAGTCATCGCGCTCACAAGCAAATAGCAGCGCCAAAACGTGGCTTGACGCACGGGGCACCAATACGGCAGGATCCACCTCCCCAACCATGAGAACGGCAGTCGCGAGTCCGCTCACCGAAGTACTGCTGAATGCCGGCTCCCGGGGCGAATCAGGCGGGCTCGCGTTTTCCAACGGCACGACCACGAAGCGGGTTTACTTCAGGAACGGCAATGTAGTCTTCGCGAGCTCCGATGTAGCCGAGGAGCGGCTGGGAGAACGGCTCGTCCGCGCCGGCAAGCTGACGCGTGCCGAGCTCGATTATGCGTGCCGGCTCCGCGCGAGCTCCAATATTCGCCTCGGAGCCACGCTGGTAAAGATGGGCTACCTGACCGCGGACGATCTCGATCGCCGCGTGCGGCAACAAGTGACCTCGATCGTGCACTCCCTTCTGGAGTGGCCTTCGGGAACGTACCGCGTGGAGCCAGAGCTCGCGCCCCTCGATTCCGATCTGGAGCGAGGAGACCTGTCCACGCGGAAGCTCCTTCTTGAGGGAGTGCGGCGGGTCAGCGACGCGAACCGGGTGCGTGAGCTTCTCGGGGATCTGGATTCGGTGGTCCCCCAGACCGATGCGGCCAGGGGAGTGGACCCTGCTCTCGAGCTCACGCCCGAGGAGGGCTTCGTGTTGTCCCGGGTGGACGGGGAGAGCTCCGTCGCGGAGATCGCGAATCTGTCCCCGCTCGGTGAGGACCAAACCCTGAGATGCATTTATGCGCTATTCGTCGCCGGTCTTCTCGAGATCGATTGGAACGTTCGGCCTGCTGAAGACCGCGAACCGCCGGCGCCGGCGCCTCCACCGGAGCCGAGCCTCCCGCCGGAGCTCGTTCGTTTCCGTGACGAGATGATAGCCAAACACCAGCACTCGAAAGAAGCAACCCACTACGAGCTCCTGGAGGTATCGGCGCAAGCGAGCAAGGACGAGATCAAAGCGAAATACTTCACTCTGGCGAAGAAGCTTCACCCGGATCACCGCACGAGTCTGAATCTCGACGACCCCGAGGGGGCGCTGGACGACCTTTATCTGCGGGTGAAGGAAGCCTACGAAGTACTGTCCAATGACGGCGAGCGCAGGCGATACGACTTCTCGCTACAGCAAAGAGCGGGAATCGGGCGGGGACCGTCTCGAAAGAACGAAGAAAGGAATATCGCCAAGGCTACCTACGACCCTCTCGAGGCGGCGATTCTGCATTACGCGAACGGGGAGCGGTTCTTCCACCAGCAGCGCTTCCACGAGGCGATCGAGGAGCTGAAGAACGCGGTCCGTCTCGACGACTCCCGGGCCGACTATCATCGCCTGCTCGCTCGTGCCCTCGCGAGAAACCCGAAATGGAAAAAACAAGCGGAAGAGCACTTCCAGCTGGCGCTCCGGCTGAACAAGCTCGACCCGCTGACCTACGTCGATCTCGGCGAGCTCTACGAGTCGTCGGGACTGACGACCCGGGCGCGCAAGATGTACGAGAACGCCGTCAGTCTGGATCCCGACAACCAGCGCGCCCACGAGCGACTCCGTGCCCTCCGCGGAGAGACTTCGACAGGCGGCAAGCTCTGGTCGCGGCTACGCGGAAAGTTGCGTCCCTGACCGGGCGCGTTGAAGTCGTACTCTCTGCCTTCCCCGTCTCCGAGGAAATCGAGGCATCGGCTTCTGGACCGATGATTCTCTCCCTCGGGAACCGTCCAAGTGTTGAGAGACAGAATTCCCCCGATTTTTGGGGGGGCGGATGGCAAGGAGCAGAACGATATGAGCAAGATGAGCTCGGTGGTCCATTTCGAAATGCCGGCGGACGACAGAGACCGCATGGCGAATTTCTACGGCAAGGCGTTCGGCTGGAAGACCGAGATGCTCGGTCCCGAGATGGGGGAATACGTTCTCGTCACGACGACCGAGTCCGACGAGAACGGCCCCAGGAAGCCGGGCGCCATCAACGGCGGCTTTTACCCGAGAAGACCGGACTGGCCGGCTCAGCACCCGTCGGTGGTAATCGCGGTCGACGACGTACAGAAATCGATCGAGAAGGTGACCGAGGCCGGCGGCGAAGTGCTCGGTGAGCCAATGGCGATCCCGGGTGTCGGTCTCTACGTTTCTTTTCTCGACACCGAAGGTAACCGTGTGAGCATGCTGCAGCCCGATGCGCGAATGGAAGTTCGGCCAAGATAAGGCGCCCTGCTACGTATCGGAGTAGCCCCTGAGCCGCTTCAAGTAGGGGTCCAGGAGCGCCGTGATTTGCTCGGCGTCGTCGAAATACAGGCCCGAGATCAGGAAGTAGACGACCCGGTTTCCTTCGCGTGCCACGAAGACGTTTCCGAAAGGCTGCCCCTCGGTGGTCAAAAGACCGAATCGAGACTCGTCGCCCCAGCGGAAGAGGTCGTTTCTCTCGTCGATGGTGACGTCGGACGTCCCGAATGCGAAGAAGGCGACGCGTGTGCCGCTCCAGTAGGAGACGTAGGTCCGGCCGGCATCGGTTTGACTCGGCTCGAAAGTCAGCGTGTAAGAGAGATAGGGGGCGTTCTCGTCGTCGGGTACGTCGTAGGTGTAGTCGAGCTCGTAGGATCTGTCGAGGTAGCGCGTCTTGGTCAGCGTTTCCCGCGCGAAGTCGGGAACGTAGTCGACCATCCAGTCCGAGAGGTGATCGATGTCGAGGACGAGAGCCTCCTCCTCCGCCGTGGGTGCGAGCACTTCGCCCGTCATGTTGAAAAACAGCCCGAGGGCCACGACAAGAGCCAGAGAGGCGATGATGGTCAGTGGAATCAGAAAGGTCAGCCACAACCACACACGGCGTGGCTCGCGAGTCGGGGGACGGGCTTCGAGATAGGAGGTATGTGTTGCGCGCATGGGCCTCCTCGAGGCTT
This region includes:
- a CDS encoding VOC family protein produces the protein MSKMSSVVHFEMPADDRDRMANFYGKAFGWKTEMLGPEMGEYVLVTTTESDENGPRKPGAINGGFYPRRPDWPAQHPSVVIAVDDVQKSIEKVTEAGGEVLGEPMAIPGVGLYVSFLDTEGNRVSMLQPDARMEVRPR
- a CDS encoding adenylate/guanylate cyclase domain-containing protein → MPKLVARSPANEEASFHLRVDRLIRLGRQPTGGESIDPFTIAWEASLSRNHADLRWAEGELEVSRMSGSKNPIFFKGTARERFSMGLGEHFVIGTTTFSLIEDRVDVGHEDPTPLETVGFTMAEIKSTRYRDADERIAVLASIPEVLRRASSDEDLFSRLVLLLLEGIAAAQAVGIVRVVPDTEAIEIFHWDTRKAGPELKPSRRLILEAIRDRRQSVRSLWGGNADKSSAYTMTDAIDWAYCTPVPGAACEGWGIYVVGTAGDTGFDLRPDVKFTELVADLLGAMRDFQSLERQQTALGRFFSPVTLPILASPEGEKALEPRQTEVTVLFCDLRGFSREAERSRDDLMGLLHRVSRALDVMTKCIHSHRGVIGDFQGDAALAFWGWPLDDETDALEACRAAVEIRQRFANAAERKGDPLSGFRCGIGIATGDAVAGRLGTAGQFKIDVFGPVVNLASRLEGFTKTLRVPILVDERTVERVSEGDVRFRRLVRVTPYGMDRPVMVSELLPKGEEPNVLNEASVRQYEKALDAFVEGRWDESFTLLHEVPPWDHGKDFLTSYILKFQRQPPPGWDGVIALTSK
- a CDS encoding DUF4388 domain-containing protein, whose translation is MRTAVASPLTEVLLNAGSRGESGGLAFSNGTTTKRVYFRNGNVVFASSDVAEERLGERLVRAGKLTRAELDYACRLRASSNIRLGATLVKMGYLTADDLDRRVRQQVTSIVHSLLEWPSGTYRVEPELAPLDSDLERGDLSTRKLLLEGVRRVSDANRVRELLGDLDSVVPQTDAARGVDPALELTPEEGFVLSRVDGESSVAEIANLSPLGEDQTLRCIYALFVAGLLEIDWNVRPAEDREPPAPAPPPEPSLPPELVRFRDEMIAKHQHSKEATHYELLEVSAQASKDEIKAKYFTLAKKLHPDHRTSLNLDDPEGALDDLYLRVKEAYEVLSNDGERRRYDFSLQQRAGIGRGPSRKNEERNIAKATYDPLEAAILHYANGERFFHQQRFHEAIEELKNAVRLDDSRADYHRLLARALARNPKWKKQAEEHFQLALRLNKLDPLTYVDLGELYESSGLTTRARKMYENAVSLDPDNQRAHERLRALRGETSTGGKLWSRLRGKLRP